The following are encoded in a window of Methanobrevibacter sp. V74 genomic DNA:
- a CDS encoding cobalt-precorrin 5A hydrolase gives MKIAIISVSDKGQKLAIDLKKRLELDSTIIKTDLYHKNVKNYFPILFHEYDAIVAIMASGILIRSIAPLIESKVTDPAVLNIDDNGNFVISTLSGHLGGANELTHKISNLIDATPVITTSTDVNKKLGIDIFARDLYLSIDNTKEILYFNKAILDGREISLTINPNCNFDYLHEYLNNNTLEINVSIYYSSKINTHEIHVCLDEHKIILKERKIVVGIGCKRNKECKFIYDALKKSLIELNISTERVNMLASAEIKKDEKGILELSDKLNVPVNFVEMDKLKLFSSNDVSKSEFVKSKFGIYGVCEPSALITAGFDSKLIYKKTSYNGVTIAIAVC, from the coding sequence ATGAAAATAGCAATAATTTCTGTATCGGATAAAGGTCAAAAATTAGCAATTGATTTAAAAAAAAGGTTAGAGTTAGATTCAACTATAATTAAAACTGATTTATATCATAAAAATGTTAAAAATTATTTTCCAATATTATTCCATGAATATGATGCAATTGTAGCTATTATGGCATCTGGAATATTGATTAGATCTATTGCACCATTAATAGAATCTAAAGTAACTGACCCTGCTGTATTGAATATTGATGATAATGGTAATTTTGTAATATCCACACTTTCAGGTCATCTTGGTGGTGCAAACGAGTTAACACATAAAATTTCCAACTTAATTGACGCAACACCTGTCATTACAACGTCAACAGATGTGAATAAAAAATTAGGCATTGATATTTTTGCACGTGACTTGTATTTATCAATTGACAATACAAAAGAGATTTTATACTTTAATAAAGCTATTTTAGACGGCAGGGAAATTTCTTTAACAATTAATCCCAATTGCAATTTTGACTACTTACATGAATATTTAAATAATAATACACTTGAAATCAATGTCTCAATTTATTATTCATCAAAAATAAATACACATGAAATACATGTTTGCTTAGATGAACATAAAATAATATTAAAAGAGAGAAAAATAGTTGTTGGAATTGGATGTAAAAGAAACAAGGAATGTAAATTTATTTATGATGCCTTAAAAAAATCATTAATTGAATTGAATATTTCAACTGAAAGAGTAAACATGCTGGCATCAGCTGAAATTAAGAAGGACGAAAAAGGCATATTGGAATTATCTGATAAATTAAATGTACCGGTTAATTTTGTTGAAATGGATAAATTAAAGCTATTTAGTTCAAATGATGTTAGTAAATCTGAATTTGTAAAATCAAAATTTGGAATTTATGGTGTTTGTGAACCTTCAGCTTTAATAACCGCCGGTTTTGATTCAAAACTGATTTATAAAAAAACTTCTTACAATGGTGTTACAATAGCTATTGCTGTTTGTTAG
- a CDS encoding ribbon-helix-helix protein, CopG family: MSDISKTTINLPKDLKKELKKLAIDEDTSLSGLIIKMIKEGLESRNKSDVISEEN, encoded by the coding sequence ATGTCAGATATAAGTAAAACTACAATAAATTTACCTAAAGATTTAAAAAAAGAATTGAAAAAATTAGCAATTGATGAAGATACTTCATTATCAGGATTAATCATTAAAATGATTAAAGAAGGATTAGAAAGTAGAAATAAATCAGATGTAATTTCAGAAGAGAATTAA
- a CDS encoding UPF0147 family protein translates to MSNESVDEVCEILKYIAGNNTVPRNIREAANQSCDLLNNKEQDQSVKISAVLGKLDEISNDPNIPVHARTLIWEVLSKLEAI, encoded by the coding sequence ATGAGTAATGAATCAGTTGACGAAGTATGTGAAATTCTTAAATATATTGCAGGTAATAACACTGTTCCTCGCAATATTAGAGAGGCCGCGAATCAATCTTGTGATTTATTAAACAATAAAGAGCAAGATCAGTCCGTAAAAATTAGTGCTGTTTTAGGAAAATTAGATGAGATTAGTAATGATCCTAACATTCCAGTACATGCCAGAACTTTAATTTGGGAAGTTTTATCTAAATTAGAAGCTATCTAA
- a CDS encoding orc1/cdc6 family replication initiation protein, translated as MGNIFEDENFIGRSKKNNIFKNKTPLDHRFLPDKLLHRDEQIRQIAKCWVDVLDGVTPSNVTLYGKTGTGKTATSKFAREQLLEFANNENVFVKIEHIRCTDYTTEYQVIAELCNRLGRDVPNRGWTKAEVVNTFRNIFKRPSIRRGKLLLIVILDEIDILLDKDGDGILYTLTRTDNVSVLSISNYLDFKNLIKSRVTSSLNDKEIVFPPYGADQLSDILSERAELSFKDNVLESDVIPLCSAMAAKEEGDARYALDLLKNAGELAFDESSKKVTSNHVRKAKDRIEHNKVSEILSTLPLQQQRLLEAILNLTKKNEEITSGKLYETYTDISKKDAVTYRRIFDFINDLELLGLISTNTVSRGRGKGRTNIIKLQCDENLLETAFYTI; from the coding sequence ATGGGAAATATTTTTGAAGATGAAAACTTTATTGGGAGGTCTAAGAAAAACAATATTTTTAAAAATAAAACACCTCTTGATCATAGATTCTTACCAGATAAATTACTACATAGAGATGAACAAATAAGGCAAATTGCAAAATGTTGGGTTGATGTATTAGATGGTGTTACTCCATCAAATGTTACTTTATATGGTAAAACAGGTACTGGAAAAACAGCTACCTCTAAATTTGCAAGAGAACAACTGCTGGAATTTGCAAATAATGAAAATGTATTTGTTAAAATTGAACATATTAGATGTACTGATTATACAACAGAATATCAAGTCATTGCTGAGTTATGTAATAGACTTGGACGTGATGTACCAAATCGTGGCTGGACAAAAGCTGAAGTTGTAAATACATTTAGAAATATTTTTAAAAGACCAAGTATCCGTAGAGGTAAATTACTTTTAATTGTTATTTTAGATGAAATTGATATATTGCTTGATAAAGATGGGGATGGGATTTTATATACCCTGACAAGAACAGATAATGTATCGGTTTTATCAATTAGTAATTATTTGGACTTTAAAAATTTAATTAAATCAAGAGTAACAAGTAGTTTAAATGATAAAGAAATAGTATTTCCACCATATGGAGCAGATCAGTTATCAGATATTTTATCTGAAAGAGCTGAGCTATCATTTAAGGATAATGTTTTAGAATCTGATGTGATTCCATTATGCTCAGCAATGGCCGCTAAAGAAGAAGGTGATGCAAGATATGCTCTAGATTTACTTAAAAATGCTGGTGAATTAGCATTTGACGAATCTTCAAAAAAAGTGACAAGCAATCATGTAAGAAAAGCTAAAGATAGAATAGAACACAATAAAGTCAGTGAAATTTTATCTACATTACCACTTCAACAACAAAGACTTTTAGAAGCTATTTTGAATTTAACAAAGAAAAATGAAGAAATTACCTCAGGTAAACTATATGAGACATACACAGATATTTCTAAAAAAGACGCTGTAACTTATAGAAGAATATTTGATTTTATTAATGACCTTGAATTATTAGGTTTAATATCAACCAACACGGTTTCACGTGGACGTGGAAAAGGAAGAACCAATATTATCAAACTTCAATGTGATGAAAACTTACTGGAAACAGCTTTTTATACTATTTAG
- the pyrB gene encoding aspartate carbamoyltransferase has product MFRLKNIISIKDFEREDIEYILEEASKLENIAKSKEVSEELKGKILGLMFFEPSTRTRMSFETAMKRLGGEGIGFENSRSSSVSKGESIADTAKMFEGYCDALVIRHELEGVSKFISDIVDVPVINAGDGAGQHPTQTLLDLYTIKREIGQIDNLKIALIGDLKFGRTVHSLSNALGLFENIKIYLVSPPELRMPQEILHDLNKTNVRYEESDNIEDVIDDIDILYITRIQKERFGDIEEYLKIKGAYVINKKMLEGKDLIVMHPLPRIDEIDSDVDNTKYNKYFTQAANAVPVRMAILKTLIKNNPK; this is encoded by the coding sequence ATGTTTAGATTAAAAAATATAATTTCAATAAAAGACTTTGAAAGAGAAGATATTGAATATATTCTCGAAGAAGCATCTAAACTAGAAAATATTGCTAAATCAAAAGAAGTTTCAGAGGAATTAAAAGGAAAAATATTAGGTTTAATGTTTTTTGAACCATCTACAAGAACAAGAATGTCATTTGAAACAGCTATGAAACGTTTAGGTGGAGAGGGCATTGGTTTTGAAAATAGTAGATCCAGTTCCGTGTCAAAAGGTGAAAGTATTGCTGATACTGCTAAAATGTTTGAAGGATACTGTGACGCTTTAGTTATTAGACATGAACTTGAAGGGGTTTCAAAATTCATATCAGATATTGTGGATGTTCCGGTTATCAATGCAGGTGATGGTGCAGGACAACACCCAACTCAAACATTGCTTGATTTATACACAATTAAAAGAGAAATAGGTCAAATTGATAATTTGAAAATAGCTTTAATTGGAGATTTGAAATTTGGTCGTACAGTGCACTCCCTATCAAATGCTTTAGGATTATTTGAAAATATTAAAATTTATTTAGTATCTCCACCTGAACTTAGAATGCCTCAAGAAATTCTTCATGATTTAAATAAAACCAATGTCAGATATGAAGAATCAGATAACATTGAAGATGTTATTGATGATATTGATATTTTATATATAACCAGAATTCAAAAGGAACGTTTTGGTGACATTGAAGAGTATTTGAAAATTAAAGGTGCTTATGTTATTAACAAAAAAATGTTGGAAGGCAAAGATTTGATAGTTATGCATCCTTTACCTAGAATTGATGAAATTGACAGTGATGTGGATAATACTAAATACAATAAATATTTCACACAAGCTGCAAATGCAGTACCTGTGAGAATGGCAATTTTAAAAACATTAATTAAAAACAATCCTAAATAG
- a CDS encoding histone family protein: MSEIPKAPIARIIKESGAERVSEDAKDELAAYLEEVARNVAKEANSVAKIAKRKTVKAEDIKLAIKNL, from the coding sequence ATGTCTGAAATACCAAAAGCTCCTATCGCAAGAATCATTAAAGAATCTGGTGCTGAAAGAGTCAGCGAAGATGCAAAGGATGAATTAGCTGCATACTTAGAAGAAGTTGCACGTAATGTTGCTAAAGAAGCAAACAGCGTTGCTAAAATCGCAAAACGTAAAACTGTTAAAGCAGAAGATATTAAATTAGCTATCAAAAACTTATAA
- a CDS encoding DUF2299 domain-containing protein, with the protein MSIEENVKQWLSEEDFIREVRYDENADFHFIIEFPKDNIMEVIKPKGKDFILIACATKVAQEHLNLMNNADALTKKDFIMALNFSLNSYLVDFELRVVQDILQQFVVTDQIFEDGLTKHELIKTIKRVFKAKLQCVWLIDQKFTRPNITGTSSNENDMFI; encoded by the coding sequence ATGAGCATTGAAGAAAATGTAAAACAATGGTTATCTGAAGAAGATTTCATACGTGAAGTCAGATATGATGAAAATGCAGATTTTCATTTTATTATTGAGTTTCCAAAAGATAATATAATGGAAGTTATTAAACCAAAAGGTAAAGATTTTATTCTTATTGCCTGTGCTACTAAAGTTGCTCAAGAACATTTAAATTTAATGAATAATGCTGACGCTTTAACTAAAAAGGATTTCATCATGGCATTAAATTTTAGTTTAAACAGTTATTTAGTTGATTTTGAACTTAGAGTTGTGCAAGATATATTACAACAATTTGTTGTTACAGATCAGATATTTGAAGATGGTTTGACCAAACATGAATTAATTAAAACCATTAAAAGAGTATTTAAAGCTAAATTACAATGTGTTTGGTTAATTGACCAAAAATTCACCAGACCTAACATTACTGGAACTTCCTCTAATGAAAATGACATGTTCATTTAG
- a CDS encoding class II aldolase/adducin family protein — MEKNVAEIISVSKNVYDKGLVSGKSGNISARFGNVIGITPTLKSLSELKEEDIVLVNMDGEALTKGCPSSEVDMHLKIYKKRPDVNAIVHTHSPYATGFAFSDKKLKRLEGFGEIKKPYLPSIEYEKPGSKELAINACEGLGNGDVLLLKNHGVICVSDQLKEAMLLAVFVEETAKTQFITLMLNSAEEI; from the coding sequence ATGGAAAAAAATGTTGCTGAGATTATTAGTGTTTCAAAAAATGTTTATGATAAAGGACTAGTTTCCGGTAAATCTGGAAACATTAGTGCAAGGTTTGGAAATGTAATTGGAATAACCCCTACTTTAAAATCGTTATCTGAATTAAAAGAAGAGGATATTGTATTAGTTAATATGGATGGTGAAGCATTAACAAAAGGATGCCCTTCTTCTGAAGTTGATATGCACTTAAAAATCTATAAAAAAAGACCTGACGTTAATGCTATTGTACATACACATTCTCCATATGCAACTGGCTTTGCTTTTTCAGATAAAAAGCTCAAAAGATTAGAAGGTTTTGGAGAAATAAAAAAACCATATTTACCATCAATTGAATATGAAAAACCTGGAAGTAAGGAACTTGCAATAAATGCCTGTGAAGGACTTGGCAATGGAGATGTATTGCTTCTAAAAAATCATGGTGTGATTTGTGTAAGCGATCAATTAAAAGAAGCTATGTTACTTGCAGTTTTTGTTGAAGAGACCGCAAAAACTCAATTTATTACATTGATGTTGAATTCAGCTGAAGAGATTTAA
- a CDS encoding cobalamin biosynthesis protein, producing the protein MIEYINLFNDILLIKINNITSLNIFIFIVSALIFSLAIDIVFGELPTKIHPVVIIGLIANFFKKIFIKIENRLSGLLVIACVCCVSSVILYIIYLISSINIIFLFIIFTILLSSTFSVNMLLQTAADIKTALYDNIDKARQLVSYLVSRDTDELTESFIVSAAIESLTENITDSYVAPIFYYFIFGIVILHCTINNQLFYLLLIPMLYRISNTLDAMIGYKTDELINIGFFPAKIDDVLNYLPSRIAGIFIVFSAYLLKLDGKNAFKVMIRDARKCPSPNSGYTMATTAGALNIQLIKKGTYILGDNNKCITKEDISKAVKLSKLSISLYTLTIVLLFILIFVIL; encoded by the coding sequence ATGATTGAATATATTAATTTATTTAATGATATATTATTAATAAAAATAAACAATATCACCTCTCTAAACATATTTATATTTATTGTTTCAGCTTTAATATTTTCATTAGCTATTGATATTGTATTTGGTGAATTGCCAACAAAAATTCATCCTGTTGTTATAATAGGATTAATAGCCAATTTTTTCAAAAAAATATTTATAAAAATTGAAAACAGATTATCCGGATTGTTGGTTATTGCTTGTGTGTGCTGTGTCTCAAGTGTAATATTATACATTATATATTTAATTTCATCAATAAACATCATATTTTTATTTATCATATTCACAATACTGTTGTCATCCACATTTTCTGTTAACATGCTTTTACAAACTGCTGCTGACATTAAAACCGCATTATACGATAATATTGATAAAGCAAGACAGTTAGTATCATATCTTGTAAGTCGTGATACTGATGAATTAACAGAATCATTTATTGTTTCAGCTGCAATTGAAAGTCTAACTGAAAATATAACAGATTCATATGTTGCTCCAATTTTCTATTATTTTATTTTCGGCATAGTAATATTGCATTGTACTATAAATAATCAGTTGTTTTATTTGTTGTTAATTCCAATGTTGTATAGAATTTCAAATACACTTGATGCGATGATTGGTTATAAAACAGACGAACTGATCAACATTGGTTTTTTTCCAGCTAAAATCGATGATGTTTTAAATTATCTTCCATCAAGAATTGCAGGAATATTCATCGTGTTTTCAGCTTATCTGCTTAAGTTAGATGGAAAAAATGCATTTAAAGTAATGATTAGAGATGCAAGAAAATGTCCTTCACCTAATTCCGGTTATACAATGGCCACTACTGCAGGAGCATTGAATATCCAATTGATTAAAAAGGGAACATATATTTTAGGTGACAATAACAAATGTATAACTAAGGAAGATATTTCAAAAGCAGTTAAATTGTCAAAATTAAGTATTTCATTATATACTCTGACAATTGTTTTATTATTTATATTAATATTTGTGATATTATGA
- the hisG gene encoding ATP phosphoribosyltransferase produces MKIKIAVPSKGRISEPSINILEKAGLGLIDKNNRKLISKTFNENIEVMFARASDIPEFVNDGIADMGITGVDLIKESESDVSELLDLRFGQTKLVFAAPEESDINSIKDIKEDMKVATEFPVLTRKYLNEKGLDLKIVKLSGSTEAAPFIGIADLITDLTSTGTTLKMNHLKIIDSILDSTIKLIANHDSLSEKKELIEAVSTSIRGVLDADRKKLIMMNVDEIDLDKVKEVMPSMGGLTMSKVLSGENTVAVQAVIDEKQVFELVNDLRNAGARDILVVPIERII; encoded by the coding sequence ATGAAAATTAAAATTGCCGTTCCTTCAAAAGGAAGAATTAGTGAACCTTCTATAAACATATTAGAAAAAGCAGGTTTAGGATTAATCGATAAAAATAATCGTAAATTAATTTCTAAAACATTTAATGAAAATATAGAAGTCATGTTTGCAAGAGCGTCTGATATACCTGAATTCGTCAATGATGGTATTGCAGATATGGGAATAACTGGTGTTGACTTAATTAAAGAAAGCGAATCAGATGTTAGTGAATTACTTGATTTAAGATTTGGACAAACAAAATTAGTCTTTGCTGCTCCTGAAGAATCTGATATAAATTCAATTAAAGACATTAAAGAAGACATGAAAGTGGCTACTGAATTTCCAGTTTTGACTAGAAAATACTTAAATGAAAAAGGATTGGATTTGAAAATTGTTAAATTAAGTGGATCTACTGAAGCAGCTCCATTTATTGGCATTGCAGATTTAATTACTGACTTAACAAGCACTGGAACAACTCTTAAAATGAATCATTTAAAAATTATCGATTCGATTTTGGACAGTACCATTAAACTCATTGCAAATCATGATAGCTTATCTGAGAAAAAAGAGTTAATTGAAGCTGTCAGCACAAGTATCAGAGGTGTGCTTGATGCTGATAGGAAAAAATTAATTATGATGAATGTTGATGAAATTGATTTAGATAAAGTCAAAGAAGTTATGCCATCAATGGGTGGTTTAACAATGTCTAAAGTATTATCTGGTGAAAATACTGTTGCTGTACAAGCTGTAATTGATGAAAAACAAGTATTTGAACTTGTAAACGATTTAAGAAATGCTGGTGCTCGTGATATTTTAGTTGTGCCAATTGAAAGAATAATATAA